One Bacteroidota bacterium genomic window carries:
- a CDS encoding WYL domain-containing protein has protein sequence MSKRDYIIRFLLIIKKLRNSKFATFNEINDYIEREFDIMDSPKNISLRTFQRDLNEIRSIFNIDIHCNNLNQYYIEEDEHSGFNNRMMEAFDIFNSLSTGQQLTPFVLLEKRCSLGTEHIYGLLHAIKNRLVVRMDYQKFYETNQTTREVEPYALKEFKGRWYLLCKDFKDNYTKTFALDRIHGLEITKKKYNYPANLNPNDYFENCYGIITSDDSDPEEIVLSFEPFQGKYIKSYPLHESQKILIDNETELRISLYLYETHDLLMELLSYGANLQVIQPKSLIDKMTGVVKDMYKIYNTEKNKT, from the coding sequence ATGTCAAAACGAGATTACATAATTAGGTTCTTATTGATAATCAAAAAGCTTAGAAATTCTAAGTTTGCAACCTTTAATGAGATAAACGACTATATCGAAAGGGAATTTGATATAATGGATTCCCCGAAAAACATTTCATTGCGGACATTTCAGCGTGATTTAAACGAAATCCGCTCCATTTTCAATATTGATATTCATTGTAATAATTTAAACCAGTATTATATTGAGGAAGATGAGCATTCTGGTTTTAATAACAGAATGATGGAGGCTTTCGACATATTTAATTCATTAAGCACAGGGCAACAATTAACTCCTTTTGTCCTTTTGGAAAAACGTTGTTCTTTAGGTACAGAGCATATTTACGGATTACTTCATGCAATAAAAAACCGTTTGGTTGTTCGAATGGATTATCAAAAATTTTACGAAACAAACCAAACGACAAGAGAGGTTGAGCCATACGCTTTGAAGGAATTTAAAGGACGTTGGTATTTACTTTGCAAAGATTTTAAGGATAACTATACAAAAACATTCGCCCTTGACAGGATTCACGGGCTTGAAATAACAAAAAAGAAATATAATTATCCAGCCAATTTAAACCCCAATGATTATTTTGAAAATTGCTATGGTATTATCACTTCCGATGATTCCGACCCTGAAGAAATAGTGTTATCATTTGAGCCATTTCAAGGGAAATACATTAAATCTTATCCGTTGCATGAATCTCAAAAGATTCTTATTGACAATGAAACCGAATTGAGAATAAGCCTTTATTTATATGAAACCCACGATTTATTAATGGAACTGCTATCTTACGGGGCAAACTTACAAGTTATCCAACCCAAAAGTCTGATTGATAAAATGACAGGTGTTGTTAAGGATATGTACAAAATTTACAATACTGAGAAAAATAAAACATGA
- a CDS encoding AAA family ATPase translates to MNTDLFQDKFIQSLQLRKNYDLFGSDITEDLHWGKLFIHLFGEYFSRYRIRHAVNNEELIKCLIQKYNVDSKHILRIDRTLEEDSYKINYERSEVLLILKDGLFFGIIDDCIDIIYGSAVSEAERHEIIKIVDSFKVAQTVARKFHMVQYSKGSFDLADFDVKPFDIDIQTHYNNDFIGIHDLIFDSLKTKIKNGLVLLHGKYGSGKTYYLRHLISQIERKFIYFPLNMIEALNSPEFLPFISDQPNSVLILEDCESLLVPRENGHNNASALSNLLNLGDGLLSDALSVNVICTFNAGIKKIDDAILRKGRLLARYEFKELEINKAQALAYKIGKDVIIDKPMTVSDIYNIEEQSFENVPVKSVGFTVA, encoded by the coding sequence ATGAATACCGATTTATTTCAAGACAAATTCATACAATCGCTTCAATTGCGAAAGAATTACGATTTGTTTGGCAGTGATATTACAGAAGATTTACACTGGGGTAAATTATTTATCCATCTTTTTGGCGAATATTTTTCAAGATATAGAATCAGGCACGCTGTCAATAACGAAGAATTGATAAAATGCCTGATTCAAAAATATAATGTTGATTCAAAACATATATTGAGAATTGATAGGACTCTTGAAGAAGATTCTTATAAAATCAATTATGAACGTTCCGAAGTATTGCTAATACTCAAGGATGGTTTGTTTTTTGGAATAATTGACGATTGCATAGATATTATTTATGGTTCCGCTGTTTCAGAAGCAGAACGGCATGAGATTATTAAAATAGTCGATAGTTTTAAGGTAGCGCAAACGGTGGCAAGAAAATTTCACATGGTTCAGTATTCGAAAGGTTCTTTTGACCTTGCTGATTTTGATGTTAAACCTTTTGATATAGACATTCAAACGCATTATAACAACGACTTTATTGGCATCCATGATTTAATATTCGATTCTTTAAAAACAAAAATAAAAAACGGTCTTGTATTGCTTCATGGCAAGTATGGTTCGGGCAAAACGTATTATTTGCGTCATTTAATCAGTCAGATTGAGCGAAAATTTATCTATTTCCCTTTAAATATGATTGAGGCTTTAAACTCACCTGAGTTTTTGCCGTTTATTTCTGACCAGCCTAATTCCGTTTTAATATTAGAAGATTGTGAGAGCCTTCTTGTTCCTCGTGAAAATGGACATAATAATGCCTCTGCATTATCAAATCTGTTAAATCTTGGTGATGGTTTGCTTTCTGATGCTTTGTCGGTCAATGTAATTTGTACCTTCAATGCAGGGATTAAGAAAATTGATGATGCTATTTTGCGTAAAGGAAGATTACTTGCCCGCTACGAGTTTAAAGAACTCGAAATTAATAAGGCTCAGGCTTTAGCTTATAAAATCGGGAAGGATGTAATTATAGACAAGCCAATGACTGTTTCCGATATTTACAATATTGAGGAGCAAAGTTTCGAAAATGTACCTGTTAAATCAGTTGGCTTTACGGTTGCTTAA
- a CDS encoding DUF262 domain-containing protein, with protein sequence MDRESIIRKLFVDTDVQFAIPPYQRAYSWEKDKQIKQFITDLKEQNPKKKYFFGHFLFEKDEFNENKYWVIDGQQRLTSIVIFFSSLIKCLEDREKLREKIIDSNNDKVELWRVREVYLCIGKKRKFKTVDYDDNYFENLIINANQEIVADTDSKKKIHDAWEYFNEIFQKEPTSELLRWKKTVEEAVVTTFEVSDKVQATQIFAFQNDRGKDLTNLEKLKAFLMYQIYLNAAEINPIDAIKFVENEFADIYKQTERIEKLDEDQVLNHYSTGFLKGWENPVDNIKKSCPMRLIRSNGLKTFVQV encoded by the coding sequence ATGGATAGAGAATCAATTATTCGTAAATTGTTTGTCGATACAGACGTTCAATTCGCAATACCACCTTACCAAAGAGCCTATTCTTGGGAAAAGGATAAGCAAATCAAACAGTTTATTACAGATTTAAAAGAACAAAACCCGAAAAAGAAATATTTTTTTGGTCATTTCCTGTTTGAAAAGGACGAGTTTAATGAAAATAAATATTGGGTTATAGATGGTCAGCAGCGATTGACAAGTATAGTTATATTCTTTAGCAGCCTGATTAAATGTTTAGAGGATAGGGAAAAACTTAGAGAAAAGATAATTGATAGTAATAACGATAAAGTAGAGCTTTGGCGTGTTCGGGAGGTTTATCTCTGTATTGGTAAAAAACGCAAATTCAAAACAGTAGATTACGACGATAATTATTTTGAGAACTTAATAATAAACGCTAATCAGGAAATCGTAGCCGACACAGATTCCAAAAAGAAAATTCACGATGCTTGGGAATATTTCAATGAGATTTTTCAAAAAGAGCCGACATCCGAATTGTTGAGATGGAAAAAAACAGTTGAAGAAGCAGTAGTTACAACATTTGAGGTGTCAGACAAGGTACAGGCAACTCAAATATTTGCATTTCAAAATGACCGAGGTAAAGATTTAACCAATCTTGAAAAGCTAAAAGCTTTTCTGATGTATCAAATCTATCTCAATGCAGCCGAAATAAACCCTATTGATGCAATTAAATTTGTTGAAAATGAATTTGCCGATATTTATAAACAAACTGAACGGATTGAAAAGCTTGATGAAGACCAGGTATTAAACCATTACAGCACAGGGTTTCTGAAAGGTTGGGAAAATCCGGTTGATAATATTAAAAAGAGTTGTCCAATGCGTCTGATAAGGAGCAATGGATTAAAGACTTTTGTACAAGTCTGA
- a CDS encoding carboxypeptidase regulatory-like domain-containing protein, giving the protein MENIDTAVEIIRLTQVNFYNGYKAARKLVLTGGGSVSVKGIVTDANSGEPLKSVTLKFSTNGTTSKLKAANGNSDLTKKTADKGGFMIKTLAEGTYQVTITKPGYKEQIVTVNVSDGEMSVLDIKLDKA; this is encoded by the coding sequence TTGGAAAATATTGATACGGCTGTTGAAATTATTCGTTTGACTCAAGTTAATTTTTATAATGGTTACAAGGCTGCCCGTAAACTTGTTTTAACTGGCGGTGGCAGTGTTTCTGTAAAAGGTATTGTTACCGATGCGAATAGTGGCGAACCTTTAAAATCGGTTACATTGAAATTTTCGACAAACGGAACAACTTCAAAACTTAAAGCTGCCAATGGCAATAGCGATTTAACCAAGAAAACTGCCGATAAAGGTGGTTTTATGATAAAAACGCTTGCAGAAGGTACATATCAGGTTACTATTACCAAACCGGGTTATAAAGAGCAAATTGTAACTGTGAATGTAAGTGATGGAGAAATGAGTGTTTTAGATATAAAACTCGATAAAGCATAG
- a CDS encoding HNH endonuclease, which produces MSNASDKEQWIKDFCTSLKNTFINVEIIEKRANDNSYIGDVLILDAYNSWPLLLKIFHYHNKIADPSNIEKYEDLFHLMEITLFKMVYSYGDYRTNDFHSYAKHYTGNSEDLKSKLVASSNSGFKWYWQFDQNFMAYLKGKNHYNSTTRYLLWKYENHLRNKHKVVPMKASEYLNKIGSKKWDNTIEHITPQNPEYTTYSEEFKNDFLNNLGNLVLMTLGKNAQLNNDSPVDKADGFQNSTLLSQKVVGDIIKLKGQWTESEIQERHNEILNFAINNWKINL; this is translated from the coding sequence TTGTCCAATGCGTCTGATAAGGAGCAATGGATTAAAGACTTTTGTACAAGTCTGAAAAATACATTTATCAATGTTGAAATCATTGAAAAACGAGCCAATGATAACAGTTATATTGGCGATGTTTTAATACTCGATGCCTACAACAGTTGGCCTTTACTATTAAAGATATTCCACTATCATAATAAAATCGCTGACCCTTCAAATATTGAAAAATACGAGGATTTGTTTCATTTAATGGAAATTACTCTTTTCAAAATGGTTTATAGCTACGGCGATTATCGGACAAACGATTTTCATTCTTATGCTAAACATTATACTGGCAATTCCGAAGATTTAAAGAGTAAACTTGTTGCTTCTTCAAATTCAGGGTTCAAATGGTACTGGCAATTTGACCAGAATTTTATGGCATACTTAAAAGGTAAAAACCATTATAATTCTACAACTCGCTATTTGCTTTGGAAATACGAAAACCATTTAAGGAACAAACATAAAGTTGTTCCTATGAAAGCCAGCGAATACCTGAATAAAATTGGTTCTAAAAAATGGGATAATACAATTGAACATATTACCCCACAGAACCCAGAATACACGACCTATTCAGAGGAGTTTAAAAACGACTTTTTAAATAATTTGGGCAATTTGGTTTTAATGACTTTAGGGAAAAACGCCCAGCTTAATAATGACAGCCCTGTTGATAAAGCAGACGGATTTCAGAACTCCACGTTGCTATCTCAAAAAGTTGTAGGGGATATTATTAAGTTAAAAGGTCAATGGACTGAATCCGAAATACAGGAACGACACAATGAGATTTTGAATTTTGCCATAAACAATTGGAAAATTAATTTGTAA
- a CDS encoding 3'-5' exonuclease, producing MNSFTAIDFETAQGYRWSICQVGLIRVENGEIVKQINLLVQPPHNYYWDRFIDIHGITPEDTENAPTFDIVWPQIEPYITGQHVVAHNGFSFDFHCIKQTLEYYNLCVPEYDKHCTYRIYGANLASLCEEYCIELNHHDALSDALACAKLFLQHIKNN from the coding sequence ATAAACTCATTTACAGCAATTGATTTTGAAACGGCTCAAGGCTACCGTTGGAGTATTTGCCAAGTCGGTTTGATTAGAGTTGAGAATGGGGAGATTGTTAAGCAAATCAATTTGCTTGTGCAACCTCCCCATAATTATTATTGGGATAGGTTTATTGATATTCATGGGATTACTCCAGAGGATACCGAAAACGCCCCAACATTTGATATTGTTTGGCCTCAAATAGAACCATACATAACGGGGCAACATGTTGTTGCCCATAATGGATTCTCTTTCGATTTTCATTGTATAAAACAAACACTTGAATACTATAATTTGTGTGTTCCCGAGTACGATAAACATTGTACATATCGGATTTATGGAGCTAATCTTGCTTCGCTTTGCGAAGAATATTGTATAGAACTTAATCATCACGATGCTTTGTCTGATGCTTTGGCATGTGCAAAGCTATTTTTGCAGCATATAAAGAACAATTAA